The following coding sequences are from one Salvia hispanica cultivar TCC Black 2014 chromosome 3, UniMelb_Shisp_WGS_1.0, whole genome shotgun sequence window:
- the LOC125213506 gene encoding auxin response factor 17-like: MRLSSSPTSTGFNAQTEEGETKCLNSELWHACAGPLVSLPLIGSRVVYFPQGHSEQVAASTNKEVDSAIPSYPGLQPQLICQLHNVTMHADIETDEVYAQMTLQPLTTQEQKDLCLLPAELGTPNKQPTNYFCKTLTASDTSTHGGFSVPRRAAEKVFPPLDFSLTPPCQELIAKDLHGNEWKFRHIFRGQPKRHLLTTGWSVFVSAKRLVAGDAVIFIWNENNQLLLGIRRAQRPQTVMPSSVLSSDSMHIGLLAAAAHAAATNSRFTIFYNPRASPTEFVISLVKYAKAVYHTRVSVGMRFRMLFETEESSVRRYMGTITGVSDIDPVRWPNSHWRSVKVGWDESTAGERQPRVSLWEIEPLMTFPMYPSPFSLRLKRPWPSALPSFPGVGDGDMSLNSPLTWLRGGGGIGDQGMQSLNFQRFGMSPFMQQPRLDNSMLGLQPDMYHSMASNSFQDALSLDPSKVPNQLLLQLQQNVSASPIQNQMLQQSNPQQTFVQNFPENVMSQAQMLHQQLELHQQFKDQQEQQLQQHEQRVQQSQQMHQHLQDQQNKTTIQNGPRMGQASQHQLSPLQQMASTSQLHNFSDLIGSHVSSSNASSMPQSLLTPFSNEGMVNWHGPNNTLVSHSSSSKRVALDPQLPPKVSQFGMLHPDELVTPGPKLPDLSALLPPFPEREFLGLQGASDSHNKSPFGVTTDSSSAMMLNGLSSSFSNTGNENASFSMPYATPAFVSAAGTDYPRNSEMTSSSCVDESGYLQASENADQTNPPPGTFVKVHKTGSFGRSLDISKFSSYNELRSELAQLFGLEGLLDDRQRSGWQLVFVDRENDILLLGDDPWQEFVNSVSCIKILSPNEVQHMGKEGLDLPNPSQSQVLPNNGSSCDDRTSHKESRGSFNRIPSVGLFDY; this comes from the exons ATGAGGTTATCTTCTTCACCTACTTCTACTGGATTTAATGCTCAGACTGAAGAAG GAGAGACAAAATGCTTGAATTCAGAGCTATGGCATGCCTGTGCTGGCCCTCTGGTCTCTCTTCCTCTAATTGGAAGTCGAGTCGTCTACTTTCCTCAAGGCCATAGCGAGCAG GTTGCGGCCTCAACGAACAAGGAAGTGGATTCAGCTATCCCTAGCTATCCAGGCTTGCAGCCACAGCTAATATGCCAACTTCACAATGTTACCATGCAT GCAGATATCGAAACAGATGAAGTATATGCTCAGATGACTTTGCAACCACTGACCACT CAAGAGCAAAAAGACTTATGCTTGTTACCAGCAGAACTGGGCACCCCGAACAAACAGCCGACCAATTATTTCTGTAAAACTTTGACAGCCAGTGACACCAGTACCCATGGGGGATTCTCTGTCCCTCGGCGAGCAGCTGAGAAAGTTTTTCCTCCCCTT gATTTTTCTCTAACGCCTCCTTGTCAAGAACTGATCGCAAAGGATCTTCATGGAAATGAATGGAAGTTTAGGCACATATTTCGCG GTCAGCCTAAGCGACATCTCCTTACCACCGGATGGAGTGTGTTTGTGAGTGCAAAGAGGCTTGTCGCTGGAGATGCCGTTATTTTCATATG GAATGAGAATAATCAATTGCTTTTGGGAATTCGGCGTGCTCAACGTCCTCAAACTGTTATGCCATCATCAGTTCTGTCCAGTGATAGCATGCACATCGGTCTTCTAGCTGCAGCTGCTCATGCAGCAGCTACAAACAGTCGTTTCACTATCTTTTACAACCCAAG GGCAAGTCCGACTGAGTTTGTCATATCACTGGTGAAGTATGCCAAAGCAGTGTATCATACACGTGTTTCTGTTGGGATGCGCTTCCGGATGCTATTTGAAACAGAGGAATCAAGTGTTCGTAG GTATATGGGCACGATTACTGGAGTCAGTGATATAGATCCCGTTCGCTGGCCAAACTCACATTGGCGCTCAGTGAAG GTTGGATGGGATGAATCAACTGCAGGGGAAAGGCAACCGCGAGTATCCTTGTGGGAGATCGAACCCCTCATGACCTTTCCCATGTATCCGTCTCCATTCTCCCTCAGATTGAAGCGTCCATGGCCGTCTGCACTTCCTTCCTTTCCAG GTGTTGGAGATGGTGATATGAGCCTTAATTCTCCACTGACATGGCTtcgtggtggtggtggaatcGGAGATCAAGGGATGCAGTCGCTCAATTTCCAGAGATTTGGCATGTCCCCATTCATGCAGCAGCCGAGGCTTGATAACTCCATGCTTGGTTTACAACCTGATATGTACCATTCGATGGCGAGTAATTCTTTCCAAGATGCACTCTCATTAGACCCCTCTAAAGTTCCCAATCAGTTGCTCCTGCAGCTCCAGCAAAACGTCTCTGCTTCACCGATCCAGAATCAAATGCTGCAGCAGTCGAACCCTCAGCAAACCTTCGTTCAGAACTTCCCAGAGAACGTCATGTCTCAGGCTCAAATGTTGCATCAGCAGTTGGAGCTCCACCAGCAGTTCAAAGACCAGCAGGAGCAGCAACTGCAACAACACGAGCAGCGAGTTCAGCAGTCGCAGCAAATGCATCAACACTTGCAAGATCAGCAAAACAAAACCACCATCCAAAACGGGCCAAGAATGGGGCAAGCCTCTCAACACCAGCTCTCGCCTCTGCAGCAAATGGCCTCGACAAGCCAGCTGCACAACTTCTCCGACCTCATCGGGAGCCACGTCTCTTCATCTAATGCTTCCTCAATGCCTCAGAGTCTTTTAACTCCGTTCTCCAATGAAGGCATGGTGAACTGGCATGGACCCAACAACACCTTAGTCTCTCATTCCTCATCGTCAAAGCGTGTAGCATTGGACCCTCAACTCCCTCCCAAGGTCTCCCAGTTTGGAATGCTTCATCCAGATGAGTTAGTGACACCTGGTCCCAAGCTCCCCGACCTCTCAGCTTTGTTGCCCCCGTTTCCTGAAAGAGAGTTCTTGGGTCTCCAAGGTGCCTCCGACTCTCATAACAAAAGCCCTTTCGGAGTTACTACAGACTCGTCTTCGGCTATGATGCTGAATGGGCTATCATCCTCCTTTAGTAACACCGGCAATGAGAACGCATCGTTTTCAATGCCTTATGCTACCCCTGCATTTGTGAGTGCTGCAGGCACCGACTATCCTCGTAACTCAGAGATGACTTCTTCAAGTTGCGTAGACGAGTCTGGCTACTTGCAGGCCTCGGAGAATGCAGACCAAACTAACCCACCCCCTGGAACCTTTGTGAAG GTTCATAAAACAGGGTCTTTTGGACGGTCGCTCGATATTTCCAAGTTCAGCAGCTACAATGAGCTCCGCAGTGAGCTTGCTCAGTTATTCGGGCTGGAAGGCTTATTGGATGACCGTCAGAGATCAGGCTGGCAGCTTGTATTTGTTGACCGGGAGAACGACATTCTTCTCCTCGGCGATGACCCTTGGCA GGAGTTTGTAAATAGCGTGTCGTGCATCAAGATTCTATCTCCTAACGAAGTACAGCACATGGGGAAAGAGGGGCTTGACCTTCCCAATCCGTCCCAATCGCAAGTGCTTCCCAACAATGGCAGCAGCTGTGATGACCGTACAAGCCACAAGGAATCGAGAGGTAGCTTCAACAGGATACCCTCTGTGGGCTTGTTCGACTACTGA